A region of the Hemicordylus capensis ecotype Gifberg chromosome 9, rHemCap1.1.pri, whole genome shotgun sequence genome:
ACCCCCACTCCGACCCCCCAAAGAAGCCAACGGAAGAGAAGAGGGACACGAAAAATGCCAGTAACCCCAAGGCCAACCAACACCCTCACCCAACCGCAGGGAGCTGCAGGGCCCCAAATAAGTGCCACCAATCAGAGCAACCACCAGTCCCGCCCAGTTAGGCTGCCCAATACGCCCCAGGCCAGGAAGGCCCAACCCGGACAAACCAAGGGCCCCAAGCCCCGAAGATGCCGCCCCGGGGCCGATGCCGCCGCACTCCAGCCGCAGGCCGATGCCCCCTCAGGCCGCTAAAATGACCGCCGATGTCCGGGGAAGCCGCCGCTCGGCAGGTCGATGCTACCCACCCAAATACACCACTCTTCCCATCCTCgggcacaccccgccccccgcccccagaactGAACGGGCCAATCAGGTGCCTTTGGGGCCTCCTGCGGAGcgtggctgggacaaactccctcccctccgcaggaggccaaggggaggggcattccgtGTGGCTTGCTTCTCTTTCTTGGGGGCAACTTGTCTGGCTCTTCGCAAAAGGAcctaagcaaaatacaaaagaaagaaatattctgATCAATGAAGATGCAGAACTCTAGCCTTAACCTCTATACCTCAACCCAATCTGTACTAATGTTAAaacaacatcattttaaaattatcaaCACCAGAAGACAACACGTAAAATGTTAAGATTTaccgattttaaaaatgaagtgatATAACTTGCGATCatatgggaggggggaagctgtaaTATACAGGGTGAAGACGGGCCCGTCAGAGTTCTCCCCACCAGGCCGTCTCCAGTCCTGCTGCTTAGGAGGACACCCAGCGAGAGACGAGACTTGCCTCTCAGTGGCGCCAGGGGTAGCCATACTGAAGGGAGAtgtccatttcctcctcccgctccACGAAATACTGCCTCCGGCCGGCTGATGTCCACTGAGCCGCCTCTTCCCTCGCTCTTTGAGCCCGCCGCCGCATCAGCTCCCGGACGGGCCGTTGCTCCTCCGTCATGGGCCGGGAGACTTCCAGGTGGGCCGGGGGCGTCCTCCAAGGGATGAACGTGTCCCCCTTAAACTCCTGCTCTGCTGTCGTGCGCTGGGGACCAGGTGGAAGGACCGGATGCTCCGTGGAggcttggtgggcagggaggacggGTCGGTGGGTAGGTGTGGGACCCCAAGGCTGTGGCTGTGGTTGAGGGGCCGGCGGGGGCTGGCCCAAGGTCCTCCCAGCAAGACCGTGCATCCGCAAGCTATTTGCCTGCGCAAGGGAGGAGGGCCGGAGCATGAAGGGACGGGATCCCGGCGGCCTCCACACTGGCGTGGATTGTGGGTGGGCCAGGAAGCTAGGGGGGAGGTTGGCCATCGGCATGGCTGCtggcctggccatggagctggGCGGTGCCTTCCCCGCTGGTCTGCTTGGCAGGGCTGCCAAAGGCCTTGGTGGTGGCTCGGCTGTGCTTCCGGATGGTGTCCTTCCCATGGACATTGCTGGTGTCTTTTGGGGCACGCTCTGCCCGGGATGTCCCTCTGCACTCTTGCATTTTGCCAGGGGGCCCAGGGCATGGAACACCTGCACGGAGTCCCGCATCATTCTGGCCAGGCTGCTCCTCGGAGTCGGGGGCACAGCCTGGGCGGATCCACTGGActctgcccccactttctgcctctTGGTGTTCCCAGCTTCGGCTTCAGGTGGTAGCAGCcgtgctttcccccttcctggcaggACCTGAGGCATTCTCAGCAGCTTCTGGCCTGGCATGCTTCCTGCAGGTTTCATCGGCTGATGGGGTTGGAcggccagctccagatggcaagtGGGGATCTTCTGCGctgttctcccttccttctggtCCAGGGCTGCTTTGGCCGTCTCTCCAGATCTCGCCTCCCGCTCAGCCTTTGGGCTTCCCCGTGGAACCTTGGGTGCTGGCACactctctgcccctgctgcccttgccctcTTTGCAATGTTCTCTGAAGGGAGTTTCCTCCCCACCAACTCCCCATATGTGCCGTCCTTGGTCTTTTTGGGTGCAGAGGAGATGGGCGGCAAAAAGTCAAAGAGCTGCAGCCTTGGCTTGGCACATTGGGTGTTCTTGTCTCCTGGGGCTACCAGGTGGGAAGCCGTTCCCTTGGAGAGCACTTTGGTTGGCTCTGGTGGAGGAGGCGGGAAGAGGAATTCCGGAAGCAACTGCGGGGCTGTTCCTCCCTTGGCCATTCCTCGACCCTTCAGCTGGGGAGGAGATGGTGGGTGGCGCTCCTGGGTCCCTGctagaaaggaagaagagaagtcAGTTGTTTGGGAAAAGACCGAGCAAGTCTGTAACTTCCAGGCAAGTTCTAATCATGAAAACATTTCGATGGAGAAGAGTTGCAAAGGAATGGGGTCCCAAAGGCCGGATCTGGGCTCTGGGATCTGGGCAGCTTTTCCCCATCCCAAGGCACAGATGCTGAGGGAGTGGCATTCCCCCCAACCCACATCAGACCTCCACTCTTCAACTCTCTTAGCACAAGGTTCTCGCAGGGCTGGTGGGGCCAGTCACGGGACTGTCCTTCCCCCACAATGGTGCACACCCACCTCTGTGTGGTCCCAACTCTGGGATCTTCATTCTTCGTGCAGCACCGGTGCTGAAGCCTTCTGCCTTCTGAGTTGCAGgctccttgatttggatggccagtGTCTGCTCAGTGGCAGGAATCAAGACTGAAAGAGAAGGACGGAGGATGACCAGGGGATGGGTCAGGATCTGATCCAGAGCCAGCCCTGCCGTGTGGCaaggggaggtggtggatgtcagTCCTGAGGGAGGGCGTGGGAAGGTGGCAGGGCTGACTCCTTAGGGGGCTCGAGCAGTCACGGATGGGTGGGCTAAGGGGTGAGGGCAGCAGGAATTCTCATCCGAAGACAGCTTTCAAACATTGCACATCAGGGCAGACATTGAGTCATCCAGTGATCAGCTCTTGCACATTTCCCAAAACTCTGGGCTGTGTTTCAGAATGCATGCTCTGTTCCTATGGCCAGGCCTGGAAAGGTGCCCCCCTGTGTGGAGTGGGAGCAGATGGCGTACTCTAGAAATGCAACCCCATGGCTACAGGGATGAGGGGCAGTGGTGGGAGAGCTGTCTATGGGGAGAATTGTTGGCCCTCTTGGCAAAGAGCCGGGGAATGCTTCTTGATCTTCTTCCTCCCTGGAGAAGATCAGGGCTCCGAAGAATCTATTGCGAAGACCATGGCCTCAGGAGAAGGATGGCGCCTGACACGTGGGAAGGACACAGGGAGCCCTAGGCGGCAGGACGCCCCTTTCCCAGCATCAGCACTCACCTCTGGACGCACGGCGAATGTCCGTCGGCTTGCCGCTCCTGGGCTGATCCGGTGGGGCTGGGCGGAACCCCCCAGCGGCAGGGGTGGTGCTGCTGCCTTCGGATTGCAGCCGGTGGGCCAGCAGGACCAGATTCCTCTTGCGCGCCGGGTCTGCCCTGGCCGGCTGGGCCAGAGATGTTcttgcagcaggagggatgggggcaagcTGGGCCAGAGATGTTGTCTCcgcaggagggatgggggcaagcGTGGCATGTCTGTAGCCAGGAGCCTCCCTCACCCTATGCAAGAATGGTGGGAACTCTTCCGGCTCTGGAGGTCGCAGCTGGCCAAAGGATGGATGGCCAAAGAATTGGGCCATGGGGCCCGCAGTGGGACGGCTGGGGGCCAGCGGCCCAAAGAAGGGCCCGGGGAGATGGTAGAGGGATGCCGCCGGTGAGCCAGGCCGCTGGTGCTCCCGCTGCGGCTTCCGCAGATCTCCCTCTGCTGGGTGGCTGTGGTCCCTGCTGTCCCTCCCTTCGATGGATTGAAGGGAGAGGTCAGAGACCGAGGACCACATGGAGGTGGAACCAATGGTCGCCGTCGGTGTCTCAAGGAAGCTGCTGGGCGAACCGCCTCCTTCCCCGGCCGAGCTCGCGCTCGTACAGGCGGAGCCAGCAGACGGCCTCTTTTCAGTCGACTCCTCTgtaagaaaaaggaagggggcaCCTTGATTTCTGTCATtcctacaacagccctgcaaaggaGGCCCAACCTACGCCTTTCTGATGGGAAGAGAAGAGGCAACTACCCAATTGCCCCGAGGCCTCCCTCTGAACCCATGGCTtcagtcacttggaaggaggcACCCACCTCCCTGCTGGGATGCCCGAGTATTGTACCACTCTTCAGGTGAGGAAGCCCAACAACCCTGATGTGGAGAACTAGAGACACTCATGCCCCGCTCCGCCTCTTAGTCCCCGAGGACTTCCAGAGGGGCTCCTGCATCTCATTGAGTTTGAGCAGGCCAGATTAGATGGCTGATGTGCATGCAGCTGCCACAGTCAGGGCACTTGTCTCTCCCTTGCTGTGGTCTGCAACAGCAAAGAGTCGCTCTCCAAGGTCTGGGGTTCCCCCAACTGCTCAACactggccctcctgtagatgtaggcctacagctcccatcatccctggctgttggccgctgtggctggctggggattatgggagttgtagtccaaaaagagctggggagCCATAGCTGAGAAGGTCTGCTTTAACCGAAGATGCTAAGAACTTTGCCTGGGACCTGGGGGATGCAGAGCACGGCCAAATCTGCTCCCCTCTGAGCACTCTtggttccaggaggccagagaatGTTGTGGTTCGAATCGgattccagagtgagaggcagttAGCCTGAGCTGAAGGGGCAGCCCTGGGAGGAACTGGGGAGGAAATTAAGCAGAACCAGTGAAAGAACCCCTTTGCACCCATTCTGCCTATGGAAAGCCTCTCCCAAGCAGGAGTCGATTCTTTTGGATACTCCGCACAGTCCTGGACACTAGTTCAAACACACCCCTATTACATTCCCCTTCATTAGGATTCTGATGACTTCCTTGTCTCGTGCCTGTAAGACTTTGGAAGGGGCCATCGATGATTCCAGATAAGAATGAACTATATAAGAAGGCTGGGGAAAGGGGATAACCTCTTTGGACAGAAGGTAGAACAAAGTGGAAAGGGAAGTTGTGGTATAAAGTCAGATAAAGGAAAGCAAGGGAAATGTCACCCAAGAGCAGACACTGGGCACAATCCACCCAAATGAATTGCCACCTggtccctcctttattctacctagaaaaccacatggctttgtggtctccaggaatcgacaccaactcacaaccttccctttctttttcctcctggaTGGCACCATTTCCTACCTGCCATGATGACTGTCAACGTCTAAAGAAGTCCACtggacaacaaaaacaacaacaaccaagacAAGAAGATGATCTCTCTGGCGAGAGCAGACCAGGCAATCTCTCCAGTCAGAGGAGCCTGGTGTCCGTATTCCTAAACTGCTTGAAAGTCGGTTAGGGAGTGGGCAACTGAAGCCCGATGATGCGTCATTGTTTATCGCGGTCCCTATGGCAACCTgcagctggtggggtgggggccagaaGAATGTCGGAAGCGGGTCGTGATGATGCAAGATGATGTCATGGCCATCTTCACACAGGCTCTCTACCGATATCAAACCATCCATCTTCTTCACTTAGACGTTCAGAAGGGGAGACCAGACCCAAGTTCCGCAGAGTCCATTTCAAGTCTGTTTGGCCACTGGAAGTCTCTTTGGGGGTTGAATGGAAGTCCAGCCATGTTCTcaggtttcctctctggcatcaatcaatcaatcaatcaatcaattatatttgtgccccacccctccagtacacttctgcttggggtggctcaggttagtaaaatagatataatctaaagtaaaagattaataaaattgaagaagttaaaagaccaagctaaaaccacatttaaaatgacaaatttttaaagtttcactttaaaagttattaataaacagcttaaaactaagcACTAGACCTACCAGactataagcagcagataagacattaaaaagcatctttaaaaagatatgtcattgtggttgtgtttttttaaacactgagggagtgagcatggcaaagctcttccaggagggcattccaaaccgaggggccacaaccgagaagACCACTGAGAAGACAACCgagaagaccctgtctctagtcccccccAACTGGAGTGCTGTTAGGTGGGTCAAACACTCATGAAGCCACTTGCGCCCAAGAGATTCTACAggtagacaggggcgtaactaccattaggcagggggaggcagtcgtctgggggccccactgcctggaggggcccccccgagacacctcacatgactccccattgccccctgcccggccccaagacccttcagccacttgccctgtttgccctcctctctcctgcttgtcgtcctggtcggcaatcccagcagcaggccagctgctTTCCTCCCGGGCGCCTGTCAGCTGACCGGCGGGTGGGCgatggggcttccagggaggcctccgtgtaggcctccgtgaagcctggattcgagtaggctggcaagccccaggaagaaggctgccagtcagagcggccactacagctctctgcagcagaccctcttctgcccaggccagacagctcagcctttgcctatatagggatctgcttggcatagggctttgatggggggggagactgagaagtctctgaatatttaatttaaaactgattggaaaatttgctggcttaaaaaaaaccctctaaaaagtcctataagtggcttgtttcatggcaggaaattacaaaaacttctggaacaaatttatttatgtattcattcatccattcattcattaattcataaatacacttatgttcaagttgttttgcaacccaggtctgagtgagaactgagacatgagtgagaactgagacgcatgtgttgtgcttttatattttccccccttagggtcaatctggcccacctgtgaatgcagcacctccattccagaggaggagaggtgtgttaaagggctttcaaagcctcttgtgaaaaacctcctggaatcaaacttgactgaattggttcagaattctgagaaaacaaacataggctcaccctgcatggttgaaagtctcctttgctaatctgcagcaaggggcccattttaataattagtgtttctagtgtcttctcatttgctcaattttgtacatctgttttttgtatgttttgaatgaggacagaaaagtgagaataaaagtcccctgctaactgggcaaagaggcacctttttctctttgtaaaccgccctgagccatttttggaagggcggtatagaaatcgaattgttattattattattataattattataattattattattattattattattaaaaaatttctcggcaggggggcccatttaagaatcttgtctcagggcccactccaacctagttaggcCCCTGCAGGTAGATCTAACGGTCTaatgatgttgtcatccaccccaaatgacCCCAATCCgatagggacatcggaagctgtcttgtactgagtcagaccactgatccatctcatTGAGTAtcatctacgctgactggcagcatcttcccaAGGTTCCAAATGCTGGTGAGAGAATCTGGATAGGTGCATCCATCTGACCCATTTCTCACTTCCCATCTGACCACTCCCCTCTTCTCCTACCTAGCTTTTGGAGTTCACACAACCCTGGTTCGGGAGTGCACCTGGCTCTCTTACCTTGGCTGGGTGCTCCACCTACACAGGTGGGGATCATGTGACCTAGCTTACTCTCTCAAACCAAAGTCGTTGACTGCCGTAGTCACTTTAGCCAGAAAATACCCCACTTCTGTCTGCGCTGCTTCCTTTGTTGATTCCCTTCTGATCTTGGCAGTGTGGAACTGAAGGACTGTACCACTTAGGGTtcccatattcaagcttcccaaatccgagTGTCCTGATTTGCAGATTATGCAGATTACAGACAACTAATttgcatgattgattgattgattgattggacagATTTGTATACCCGCCTTCTctaccctcccatgtgattggatccagagtaaaatccgggcaatccgggcagcacatttgaaatccacgtcaatccgggtggaatttagcagccgggtggaggaaccaaaatccgggggctcccCTAAATTCCAGGGTGTCTAAACACACGAAAGTTCAATGAGGCAGGGGAAACCATGTGGCTAAATGGATTGTAATTGTAGAGGACAAGAATGAAGAGCTCTTCACCACCTTATTTCCCAGCAGAGTGAAGAGAACACAAGTCTTTCTTTGGGATACAGATCAATATTTAGTGACCATGTAATATTCAGCCTCATGAAAGACATGTGCTCCACCAGCCTAACAGCTTTGTGACTATGCAGTGACTGTTTTATTAATATAATAGCTTTTATGATGATGTTTATACTTCTACAGTTTTATAGCTCCATCACCTAGTATCTGCTGTTGCAGTTCTatcactttggtagaatacaggaggggctgaccattgcctcctcccacgcagtctgagatgatgcctttcagcatcttcctagatggctgctgtctgtaccagcggggattcgaaccggcaaccttctgcttgttagtcaagctgtgCCACGCCTCTAACCATACTTGTAAATCGCCTTATACTTTGTACTGGTCTATGATCATAATCAAGATTGATTGATCGATATTTATGTGGAGTCAGGGGCGTGACTAACAGGGAACAGGAGGTGAAAAATGTCCCTGGGACCATCAGggaggaccccccaccccaccccaccccggcagcCGAGccactgctccctccctcccccctctctgaagaagaagatggggagggggccCATCTTTACGTTTTGTCCTGGGGCCCcctccaaacttgctacgcccctgtgtcaaGTCTGCACATTTATAGGGTTTCCCCACCCGCACCCCCTTGTACAACTGCAGTTGgtatttcaaaaacaattcatACCTGTGGTCATTCATGATCCATTTTAATTCATCATAAAAATGTGTGAATAAAGACAGATGGTTTCTGCACTTCTGCTTCCGATAGAAGATGAAAACCTGAAGACAGAGTCTAGTTTGTTTTGCGGCAGATATTCTTGGCGGTGGCAAATCAAAGGTAGCGGGGTGCGGAAGAGAAAATGGGGTGAAATCCTGCTCCTGCACAGTTCACTGGCAAGGACTTTTCAGTCACCTGTTAATGGGTTAGTGAGAGTGAAGTCGAGAAACATCCGGCCCAGTCAGACGTTCCAATTCCTCATCTAATctgggggttctcaaccttggctgaagctattctggctgagggtgatgggtattgtagtccaacagcatctgggaatgcaaggttggaaacccctgatctgataggaacattggaagctaccactggtccatctaactcagtatcatctacaccagggattctcaacgttgggtccccaaatgttattggacttccatcatccccaaccaaaggccactggggctggggattatgggagttgaagtccaataacatctgaagacccaacgttgagaatccctgatctacaatgaatggcagcagctttccaaggtttcaaggcaGGAAACCttccctgtcctacctggagatgcttccaggaatgaaacctgggacctttctccagaaataggaacctaggaagctgagcgatggccccatcctgcAAATTAGAAACTaatcctctgctcttcccaatTCCACCCCTCCATTACTATTCTCCATTACCCCACAATCCTCCTCTATTAATTAATCCAGTCATTCCTGTGTGTGTTGTTCAATCTGTTGTGCAGGGGTTTCCACCCTGAtgccccaaatgatgttggactacaacacccatcacccccatgtGCTgtgggcaaccagtgcagctaggGAGTTGTAGCGTCACAAAATCTGGGGATGCCTTGTTGAGAGCTCCTGCATTAGGCAGTGGGTTTGAACACAGTGTTTAAAAAGGTGCTTAGTTTTAGGCTTGGGAATCCTTTCTTCCATCCctctcttattcattcatttgttcgatttctacactgcccttccaaaaatggctcagagcggtttacacagatcacaataataaaacacacacacacacacaagatagacaccagcaagagtcactggaggtgctgtgctgggggtggatagggccagttactctcccccagctaaatcttATGCTCCTTGCTGGGTGCTGGGGTTGCCAACGCTCCAGGATGGAGCCGGAATCAGCATCAATGATTCGGTGACTGTGGAACGCAACCTTGgaggttttaatggcttgatgtggTGAAAAATATTGGACAAGAATGTCCCAAGgtggggaatctccaggaatcgctTCAGAATGGGCAGTCTGCCTGGACGcacctcttcctttctcctttgctCTGATTCCGGGTCAGCTTGTCACTTCCGGGCAGGAATTGTGCAGAGAGAGTATAAGCTGGGCTTGATCTGGCCTTCTCCGTTGGAccttgcccattgccttcatttaTTGATTGACACTGATATCCTGCTCGTCCTTcccaggagtccagagcagtgtccatggttctgttcctccccacaacaaccctgtgagtgagGCAGAATAGGCTGAGAGATGGGTGACTGGTCCAGAGTGTCCTGGTGAGTTCCGTGGCTGAAGCGGGATTCGAACTCGGCTCTCCCAGGTCCAAGTCCAACCCTCTCTCTCTTTAGAGGGAACAGATGAAACAGGGACAGCAgcagtgcctctgagcctgagcAGACTGCCAGACCTTGAAAAGAGCCGAATCCTGTCTCTGCCCTTTGAGATTTGAAGTTAAGGCTTCAAGGAGAGAAAAGACTTGGCTTTAAACTACCAgaacccggggggtggggggtggggggtggagtggggcgACGGAGAGCCAAACTGTTACTTTTTTAACATCCAGGCTAGAGAACTGTAATGTGTGCTGTacctagggctgcctttgaagatggtcaGAAAACTTGGATTGGcttagaatacagcagccagacttCCAACCAGAGAGCCATAGTTCCGATGCTCTAACTCTGATCGTCAAAGGTCAGAGCTGGCTGTCACGGCCTTTCCAGGCTCACTTCCAGGTGCTGATTGTTTCCGCCTTTGAAGCCCTCCATTAAATGGCTCCTGTAGGAACCAAGTTTAAGTCTCCAGGTGCCTCCCCAGGTGAAATCAGGAGGGTGGTGAGCGGGGAGAAGTCTTCTCAATGGTGTAGGAAATATGGTTCCCCAATAAGCGAGGGCGTCATCCATCTTTCTTGGAAGAAGGCGAGTTTTTGTAATCGACTTGTTCACAGCGGCTTTTAAAGTTCTGTAATTGTCTATCATgtgatggctgctgttttgaattGTCATTAGCCTGGCCTTTCCCTTGACTAGAGATGTGgtggttcttcccctcccaggcactgtatttttttttaactgttttttaaaattcatgatGTGAATTGTaatgatgttttatattggttttattgtaacccactctgagacctttgggtatagggcgggctagaaatgcaaacaagtggaataaaaatgaaaataataaataaagagcagCCCCTCGTTGCTGGGCTCCTTCTCTTTTAGGCGTCCCAAGgggtggggtgtgcatggattCAGCACTGCAACACCTTCAGAGGGGATGCACGCTCCGGGGAGAGATGCAGACCAACCACTCTGCCGAGAAATGCTAAGGAATCCTCCCCATTGTCTCCTTCCTTGGGACCTTGAAACCAGGAGAGAATTTCACGGATCTCTTAGCAAATCCACCGGTTAGGACACGTGAGAGCTGCAAGGAGAAGTTTGTCAGTTAGGCTCCGTTTTAAATGCTTGCATGTTGAATGTTGGTTGTGTGTTTCGTAGTCCTGGAAGTGCCTTTGAACAATGATTCTTTCAAAGCGGGCCAGCTCTTCATGCTTTAACTCAGGGCGTCCTAAACTTGggaactttggccattgtggctaggggtgatgggagttgtagtcccaaaaaagcttctctccctggcagcatctccaagacagggctgagagagattcctgcctgcaagcttagagaagccgttgccagtctgggtagcccacactgaaccagatggaccaagagtcggactcaatctatggcagctccctatgttcctgtgtaacatctggggacccaggttcccTGATCCCTGTCTAACCCATCCTTTCCCCCAGGGAAGTGTCACATCCTCATTCAGCACTGTGGAGAACAAGGAGAGATGAATGGCTGACCGTGCAACGTGCTAATTAGCTCCAGATATCAGGGTTTTCAATGTTCCCTAaggaggcagtggggcagggaataCCAGCCTTGAAGATGTGAACCTGTGGCTTGATATTTTGTTCTATAGCTTagatttttgtaaaccgctttgggaggttcacctggaAGCAGTGAATAAAtgcaaaaacataaaataaaacagcaacataAGGGGAGGCTTCTGAGTGCTGCCCAGATAGAGTGGAttggcccctcctctcccctgtgGATAGCCTGGTTGCCTGAAGGGACCTTGCCCAGTTTTCTCAGTGCTAGTTCTTGTGGGGCTGGGGACCTCGGATGGGGCTGACTAATCCTCTGGGGAATCGCCCGAGTCCGAGAGTGAAGGAAGGGCTGTATCCTTGGGTCTTGGTGGGGGCTTCTGGCTCTAGTTGTCCTGCTGTGGGACTCCTGGCAGAGCCTGGTCACCGGAGGTCTGGGTTGTAGGGACCCCCCACCCTGGTTCATCATCCTCTGAACTCTCCACCTTTTCCCCCAATGGGGAAAAAACCCCATCCAGGTCATgacagtttctttctctctcttttttgtaaaaTAGATTGGATTGGTTTTCAGAATGCAAAGAGTAAAAAGTAAGGGGAAAGAAAATAAGAATAGTATAAAATCAGAAGTATAGGCTGCATCTCCTAACTTACTATATCCACTAATAAGAACAATTTTACAAACTTATTTTGCACTTATTATCCACGAATAAAATACCATCTTATCATCATAGTTATCTGATCTGATGAAACGC
Encoded here:
- the LOC128334105 gene encoding nascent polypeptide-associated complex subunit alpha, muscle-specific form-like isoform X2 encodes the protein MAEESTEKRPSAGSACTSASSAGEGGGSPSSFLETPTATIGSTSMWSSVSDLSLQSIEGRDSRDHSHPAEGDLRKPQREHQRPGSPAASLYHLPGPFFGPLAPSRPTAGPMAQFFGHPSFGQLRPPEPEEFPPFLHRVREAPGYRHATLAPIPPAETTSLAQLAPIPPAARTSLAQPARADPARKRNLVLLAHRLQSEGSSTTPAAGGFRPAPPDQPRSGKPTDIRRASRVLIPATEQTLAIQIKEPATQKAEGFSTGAARRMKIPELGPHRGTQERHPPSPPQLKGRGMAKGGTAPQLLPEFLFPPPPPEPTKVLSKGTASHLVAPGDKNTQCAKPRLQLFDFLPPISSAPKKTKDGTYGELVGRKLPSENIAKRARAAGAESVPAPKVPRGSPKAEREARSGETAKAALDQKEGRTAQKIPTCHLELAVQPHQPMKPAGSMPGQKLLRMPQVLPGRGKARLLPPEAEAGNTKRQKVGAESSGSAQAVPPTPRSSLARMMRDSVQVFHALGPLAKCKSAEGHPGQSVPQKTPAMSMGRTPSGSTAEPPPRPLAALPSRPAGKAPPSSMARPAAMPMANLPPSFLAHPQSTPVWRPPGSRPFMLRPSSLAQANSLRMHGLAGRTLGQPPPAPQPQPQPWGPTPTHRPVLPAHQASTEHPVLPPGPQRTTAEQEFKGDTFIPWRTPPAHLEVSRPMTEEQRPVRELMRRRAQRAREEAAQWTSAGRRQYFVEREEEMDISLQYGYPWRH
- the LOC128334105 gene encoding nascent polypeptide-associated complex subunit alpha, muscle-specific form-like isoform X1; the protein is MAEESTEKRPSAGSACTSASSAGEGGGSPSSFLETPTATIGSTSMWSSVSDLSLQSIEGRDSRDHSHPAEGDLRKPQREHQRPGSPAASLYHLPGPFFGPLAPSRPTAGPMAQFFGHPSFGQLRPPEPEEFPPFLHRVREAPGYRHATLAPIPPAETTSLAQLAPIPPAARTSLAQPARADPARKRNLVLLAHRLQSEGSSTTPAAGGFRPAPPDQPRSGKPTDIRRASRVLIPATEQTLAIQIKEPATQKAEGFSTGAARRMKIPELGPHRAGTQERHPPSPPQLKGRGMAKGGTAPQLLPEFLFPPPPPEPTKVLSKGTASHLVAPGDKNTQCAKPRLQLFDFLPPISSAPKKTKDGTYGELVGRKLPSENIAKRARAAGAESVPAPKVPRGSPKAEREARSGETAKAALDQKEGRTAQKIPTCHLELAVQPHQPMKPAGSMPGQKLLRMPQVLPGRGKARLLPPEAEAGNTKRQKVGAESSGSAQAVPPTPRSSLARMMRDSVQVFHALGPLAKCKSAEGHPGQSVPQKTPAMSMGRTPSGSTAEPPPRPLAALPSRPAGKAPPSSMARPAAMPMANLPPSFLAHPQSTPVWRPPGSRPFMLRPSSLAQANSLRMHGLAGRTLGQPPPAPQPQPQPWGPTPTHRPVLPAHQASTEHPVLPPGPQRTTAEQEFKGDTFIPWRTPPAHLEVSRPMTEEQRPVRELMRRRAQRAREEAAQWTSAGRRQYFVEREEEMDISLQYGYPWRH